Proteins encoded by one window of Synechococcus sp. MVIR-18-1:
- a CDS encoding acyltransferase: protein MDRNNLFDLVRLYAALQVLLHHGASHLDYPLPDLVGALFSFPGVPIFFALSGFLVSISWINNSTSHEGWKSYAVSRSLRIFPALWCAAIFGWLICLLFGKASFALSPLGFAWLLGQGSFVTFFNPDQLRDFGVGVMNGSLWTIPVEIEFYILVPLFTSSLAWIFRRNRLTAITIAVGVVWASFSLQHYLTGSILAGDGTSPRNASLYLKLMSVSVLPYIGQFLLGASFVRLLTRLGQAKCSRLLIFSGLFLGILVRLVGLGGIPSVLMSNLSLGAFFVGLGLVSSRFQLPGDISYGLYLYHMPVINLSLVAFAGVGKNYLFFLFLLFTTLISICSWIFLEKPCLELRKTLVPKLAS from the coding sequence TTGGATCGTAATAATTTATTTGATTTAGTAAGGCTGTATGCAGCATTGCAGGTTCTTCTGCACCATGGCGCATCACACCTTGACTACCCATTGCCCGATCTTGTTGGGGCTTTGTTTTCATTTCCTGGGGTTCCAATCTTCTTTGCGCTTTCTGGCTTCTTAGTCTCTATCTCATGGATTAATAACTCCACATCTCATGAGGGTTGGAAATCTTATGCAGTGTCTCGCTCTCTGAGGATTTTTCCTGCGCTCTGGTGTGCTGCAATTTTTGGATGGTTGATATGCCTTTTATTTGGTAAAGCTTCTTTTGCACTCTCTCCTCTTGGATTTGCTTGGCTTCTGGGTCAGGGTTCTTTTGTGACCTTCTTTAATCCAGATCAGCTGAGAGATTTCGGGGTTGGAGTAATGAATGGATCTCTCTGGACTATCCCTGTTGAGATTGAGTTCTACATACTCGTTCCGCTATTCACCTCCTCCTTGGCTTGGATCTTCCGCCGCAACCGCTTAACTGCTATTACTATCGCCGTTGGAGTTGTTTGGGCTAGTTTCTCTTTGCAGCATTATTTAACTGGGTCTATTCTGGCGGGAGATGGTACTTCCCCTCGCAACGCATCACTCTATCTAAAGCTTATGAGTGTTTCCGTCTTGCCTTATATAGGTCAATTCCTCCTGGGCGCTTCATTCGTTAGATTATTGACACGATTGGGGCAGGCTAAATGTAGCCGTTTATTGATATTTTCCGGTCTATTTTTAGGGATACTCGTAAGACTGGTTGGCTTAGGTGGCATTCCTAGCGTTTTGATGTCAAACCTGTCATTGGGAGCATTCTTTGTTGGTTTGGGCTTGGTAAGTTCACGCTTTCAGCTGCCTGGAGACATTTCCTACGGGTTGTATCTTTATCACATGCCAGTAATAAATTTGTCACTTGTTGCTTTCGCTGGAGTAGGTAAAAATTATTTGTTTTTCCTGTTTTTGCTTTTCACTACTTTGATTTCTATTTGTTCTTGGATCTTTCTCGAAAAGCCTTGTCTAGAACTTAGGAAGACCCTTGTCCCAAAGCTGGCTTCTTGA